A stretch of Rickettsia rickettsii DNA encodes these proteins:
- a CDS encoding acetyltransferase, whose protein sequence is MPNHNNPYPHLFPKQAKETIFLKHFIHNLNIIVGDYTYYNDTNHPEKFEYENVRGAYFVKLIIGKFCAIAMGTSIVLLSVILQRYRFPDEIVEQLLEIQWWDWDYDKITRNIPAIVRADIEKLKQAE, encoded by the coding sequence ATGCCTAACCACAATAACCCTTATCCCCATCTTTTTCCTAAACAAGCAAAAGAAACGATATTTTTAAAACATTTTATCCATAATCTAAATATCATAGTCGGAGATTACACGTATTACAATGACACTAATCACCCTGAGAAATTTGAATATGAAAATGTTAGAGGAGCTTATTTTGTTAAATTGATTATAGGAAAATTTTGTGCTATTGCTATGGGTACTAGTATAGTATTGTTGTCGGTAATCCTGCAAAGATATAGATTTCCTGATGAGATAGTTGAGCAATTACTTGAAATTCAATGGTGGGATTGGGATTATGATAAAATCACTCGGAATATTCCGGCAATTGTTAGAGCAGATATCGAAAAATTAAAACAGGCAGAATAA
- the coxB gene encoding cytochrome c oxidase subunit II: MKNIIRHLSKPTYREEFKEDTSPRTAEYKSVSEDSSTGLTYTLPPKAKFGKMSIALICFLIVSSNCFASEPLPWQVTFQPPASPIMEELHHFHNFLLYISTAIVLFVAGLLGFVCIRFNAKNNPVPAKFSHNVLIEIIWTVIPIIILVIIAVPSFKILRHAEKIPETDFTIKVVGYQWYWHYIYPDHDNLEFDSVMISDENLKPNHKRLLDVDNRIVIPENTTVRFLITAGDVIHSFAVPSLGFKIDAVPGRINETWTRVAKKGVYYGQCSELCGIHHGFMPIAIEVVSKEDFDNWIASQNKTAMNGKKPKLAAN; the protein is encoded by the coding sequence ATGAAAAATATTATTAGACATCTTTCCAAACCAACTTATAGAGAGGAATTTAAAGAAGACACTTCCCCTCGAACAGCAGAGTACAAAAGCGTAAGTGAGGATTCGAGTACCGGATTGACGTATACATTACCTCCAAAAGCGAAATTTGGCAAAATGTCTATTGCTTTAATTTGTTTTTTGATTGTTAGCAGTAATTGCTTTGCTTCCGAGCCGTTACCTTGGCAAGTAACGTTCCAGCCACCGGCAAGTCCGATTATGGAGGAATTACATCATTTTCATAATTTTCTGCTTTATATCTCAACAGCTATTGTTTTATTTGTTGCCGGATTACTTGGCTTTGTATGCATCAGATTTAATGCAAAAAATAATCCCGTACCGGCAAAATTTTCACATAATGTTTTAATAGAAATAATTTGGACTGTAATACCTATAATAATTTTAGTTATTATTGCAGTGCCGTCTTTTAAAATATTGCGTCATGCCGAAAAAATACCCGAAACGGATTTCACTATTAAAGTAGTAGGTTATCAATGGTATTGGCATTATATATATCCTGATCATGATAATTTAGAATTTGATAGCGTAATGATCTCTGACGAAAATTTAAAACCTAACCACAAAAGATTATTAGATGTTGATAATCGAATTGTTATCCCTGAAAATACTACCGTAAGGTTTCTCATTACCGCAGGTGACGTAATACATAGTTTTGCCGTTCCATCACTTGGATTTAAAATAGACGCAGTCCCAGGCAGAATAAACGAAACCTGGACAAGAGTGGCTAAAAAAGGCGTATATTACGGACAATGCTCCGAACTATGCGGCATCCATCACGGCTTCATGCCGATTGCTATAGAAGTAGTAAGTAAAGAGGATTTCGACAATTGGATTGCAAGCCAGAATAAGACTGCTATGAATGGCAAGAAGCCAAAATTGGCAGCTAACTAA
- a CDS encoding M23 family metallopeptidase — MNDTALSCDFNGILPSSFISARLRKILTSASLLLFIGLVVFVSFAVNNYVNNTLSITLVQPDSSEEETILFKEVVVKKGDTIKSILIEQHIPKNEIDKIVSLIKEGKLSSALKIGQQITFEYETKIIENEDEDLTSEVAFLNKIVIIIDKLKTIEVIREGDNFKVEEIVVPLNKTVAKSSVSIEANFMSALKKLGLSDNSIIELINAYAYQIDFQRQIKSGDTATVITEKYVTEDGKFSHHGKILYVSLNLSGKEYNIYRYSHDNNANNHAFFSEDGKSVKRSLLKTPLKVIKVSSHYGNRKHPILGYTKMHRGVDFAAPTGTPIYSAGNGVITEIGWKSGYGKFIQVKHSGTLSTAYAHASNFAKNLKVGSIVKQGQIIAYVGSTGRATAPHLHYEVKIDGKHVNPMSVKTTPGIELNGKNLEKFKQFKKEIKTLSVKLDKELQADKAATVSL; from the coding sequence ATGAATGATACCGCACTATCTTGTGATTTTAATGGCATATTACCATCATCTTTTATTAGTGCACGTCTCAGGAAAATTCTCACCTCTGCCTCTTTATTGTTATTTATAGGATTAGTTGTTTTTGTCTCTTTTGCTGTTAATAATTATGTTAACAACACTTTATCCATAACCTTAGTACAACCTGATAGTAGTGAAGAAGAAACAATTTTATTTAAAGAAGTAGTAGTAAAAAAAGGCGATACTATAAAGTCAATTTTGATAGAACAACATATCCCTAAAAATGAAATAGACAAAATTGTAAGTTTAATAAAGGAGGGAAAATTATCTTCTGCTCTGAAAATAGGGCAGCAAATTACTTTTGAATATGAAACAAAAATTATCGAAAACGAGGATGAAGATTTAACCTCAGAGGTAGCATTCTTAAATAAAATCGTTATAATTATCGATAAGCTAAAAACTATTGAAGTAATTAGAGAAGGTGATAATTTTAAAGTTGAAGAAATTGTAGTACCTTTAAATAAAACAGTTGCTAAATCGTCGGTAAGTATTGAGGCAAATTTCATGTCAGCTCTTAAAAAACTGGGCTTATCGGATAACAGTATAATAGAGCTGATTAATGCTTATGCTTATCAAATCGATTTTCAGCGTCAAATAAAAAGCGGTGATACTGCAACCGTAATAACGGAAAAATACGTAACGGAAGATGGTAAATTTTCCCACCACGGTAAAATTCTATATGTTTCATTAAATCTTTCAGGGAAAGAATATAATATATACCGTTATTCTCATGACAATAACGCAAATAATCATGCATTTTTTTCCGAAGACGGTAAAAGCGTAAAAAGAAGCTTACTTAAAACTCCACTAAAAGTTATAAAAGTTTCTTCACATTACGGTAATAGAAAGCATCCGATACTCGGTTATACTAAAATGCATAGGGGGGTTGACTTTGCAGCTCCAACCGGTACGCCTATATATTCCGCAGGAAACGGAGTTATAACAGAAATAGGTTGGAAGTCGGGTTATGGCAAATTTATTCAGGTAAAACATAGCGGTACGCTATCTACTGCTTATGCGCATGCTTCAAATTTTGCAAAAAATTTAAAAGTCGGAAGTATCGTAAAACAAGGACAAATCATCGCATATGTTGGAAGTACCGGCAGAGCTACAGCTCCACATTTACATTATGAAGTTAAAATTGATGGAAAACATGTTAATCCTATGTCAGTTAAAACAACACCGGGTATAGAATTAAACGGAAAAAATTTAGAGAAATTTAAACAATTTAAAAAAGAAATAAAAACTTTAAGTGTTAAGCTTGATAAGGAATTGCAAGCTGATAAAGCAGCCACAGTTTCATTGTAG
- the lspA gene encoding signal peptidase II: MLPLLKKLYLTFARSSRIIITLVIIDQLSKWWFINNLRWKPGLMLKVTSFLNMVYTWNYGISFGLMREYYQYSNAIFLITNTIIVCYLYYLMIRSKTIGSFAGYSFVIGGAVGNLIDRFFRGAVFDFIHFHYQNYSFPVFNLADCFITIGVIILIEDYYSTKKVIEEKAKGNYDNAQIEAMAEKIRNTDKGGNDKIASLQN; the protein is encoded by the coding sequence ATGCTCCCACTACTAAAAAAACTATATCTCACATTTGCTCGTAGTAGTCGTATAATAATAACCTTAGTGATTATTGATCAGTTAAGTAAATGGTGGTTTATTAATAATTTGAGATGGAAGCCGGGCTTAATGCTTAAGGTTACTTCTTTCTTAAATATGGTTTATACTTGGAATTACGGTATTAGCTTTGGTCTAATGCGTGAATATTATCAATATAGCAATGCTATTTTCTTAATAACGAATACGATTATTGTCTGTTATTTATATTATTTGATGATACGTTCAAAAACGATCGGAAGCTTTGCCGGTTATAGCTTTGTAATCGGCGGAGCTGTTGGTAATCTAATTGATAGATTTTTTAGAGGAGCAGTTTTTGACTTCATCCATTTTCATTATCAGAATTATAGCTTCCCCGTATTTAATTTAGCTGATTGCTTTATTACAATAGGAGTAATTATCTTAATAGAAGATTATTATAGTACTAAAAAAGTTATTGAAGAAAAGGCTAAAGGGAATTATGATAATGCTCAAATTGAAGCTATGGCTGAAAAAATTCGTAATACCGATAAGGGTGGTAATGATAAAATAGCTTCCTTGCAAAATTAA
- a CDS encoding DUF3035 domain-containing protein produces the protein MKKIFVLFTVLLITSACSKKLKETVGISTVGPNEYQVQRAKALEVPPHYYLPDPGHSKTTYSNVKGQGEFNEGEQALMQDMH, from the coding sequence GTGAAAAAGATTTTTGTATTATTTACTGTTTTATTAATTACTTCTGCTTGTAGTAAAAAGTTAAAAGAAACCGTAGGTATATCAACAGTTGGACCTAATGAGTATCAAGTACAGCGTGCTAAAGCACTAGAAGTTCCGCCTCATTATTATTTACCTGATCCTGGGCATAGCAAAACAACTTACAGTAATGTAAAAGGACAAGGTGAATTTAATGAAGGTGAACAAGCATTAATGCAGGACATGCATTAG
- the murD gene encoding UDP-N-acetylmuramoyl-L-alanine--D-glutamate ligase, giving the protein MNSHTKQKIGVFGLGKTGISVYEELQNKYDVIVYDDLKANRDIFEELYSKTAIAALSDSRWQNLDTIVLSPGIPLTHEIVNIAKSFNIPITSDIDLLFAKSKNLKFIAITGTNGKSTTTALISHILNSSGLDYPVAGNIGVSALQAKASKDGYVLELSSFQLDLVKTFTAKIAVLLNITPDHLDRHQDMPCYIAAKSKIFDRMDQESYAVINIDNDYCREVFIKLQQEQRIKLIPFSVTQILENGISVVDDKISANFFDDISFELQHNSESFRQDEFQGEPAEPECIKIREHRQNLHNSLVSSFMHYTVPFNKNLQGVHNCENIAASYAVAKIIGVEPKKILESISSFQSLPHRMQYIGSINNISFYNDSKATNAISAVQSIKALDNIYWLAGGIPKEGGIEEIKPYFSQIKKAYFYGQAKEIFANTAKHIVDFVICDNLEQAFDLAYKDAVGDNAEVKNILLAPSCSSYDQFKNFEERGELFIKLCSILSLRGLTTGSS; this is encoded by the coding sequence ATGAATTCTCATACAAAACAAAAAATAGGTGTTTTTGGGCTTGGTAAAACCGGTATATCGGTTTACGAGGAATTGCAAAATAAATATGATGTAATTGTTTATGATGATTTAAAAGCAAATAGAGATATATTTGAAGAATTATATAGTAAAACCGCTATCGCTGCTTTATCTGATTCAAGATGGCAAAATTTAGATACAATTGTCTTAAGTCCTGGAATTCCTTTAACGCATGAGATAGTCAATATTGCAAAAAGTTTTAATATTCCAATCACTTCCGATATAGACTTATTATTTGCAAAATCAAAAAACTTAAAATTTATAGCTATAACCGGTACAAACGGTAAAAGTACTACTACTGCTTTAATAAGCCATATCTTAAATAGTAGCGGTTTAGACTATCCGGTTGCCGGTAATATTGGAGTTTCTGCTTTGCAAGCTAAAGCAAGTAAGGATGGATATGTACTTGAATTGTCTTCTTTTCAGCTAGATCTAGTAAAAACCTTTACAGCTAAAATAGCCGTGCTTCTTAATATCACTCCCGACCATTTAGATAGACATCAGGATATGCCCTGCTATATTGCAGCAAAATCTAAGATCTTTGATCGAATGGATCAAGAGAGTTATGCGGTAATTAATATCGATAATGATTATTGTCGTGAAGTCTTTATAAAATTGCAGCAAGAGCAGCGTATAAAGCTAATTCCTTTTTCGGTTACTCAAATTCTTGAAAACGGTATTTCGGTAGTTGATGATAAAATTAGCGCTAATTTTTTTGATGATATAAGTTTTGAATTACAGCATAATTCAGAAAGTTTTAGACAAGATGAATTTCAAGGTGAGCCTGCGGAGCCGGAGTGTATAAAAATACGTGAGCACAGGCAAAACCTGCACAATTCGCTTGTATCAAGCTTTATGCATTATACTGTACCTTTTAATAAAAACCTGCAAGGAGTTCATAATTGTGAGAATATTGCAGCAAGTTATGCAGTAGCTAAAATAATAGGAGTAGAACCTAAAAAAATACTTGAATCTATAAGTAGTTTTCAAAGTTTACCTCATAGAATGCAATATATCGGTAGTATAAATAATATAAGTTTTTACAATGATAGTAAAGCGACCAATGCCATATCTGCTGTGCAATCAATTAAAGCACTCGATAATATTTACTGGCTTGCGGGAGGAATCCCTAAAGAGGGTGGTATTGAGGAAATAAAGCCTTATTTCAGTCAAATTAAGAAAGCTTATTTTTATGGTCAAGCTAAAGAAATATTTGCAAATACTGCTAAGCATATAGTAGATTTTGTAATATGTGATAATCTTGAGCAGGCTTTCGATCTTGCTTATAAGGATGCAGTAGGTGATAACGCGGAGGTAAAAAATATCTTGTTAGCACCTAGTTGTAGCTCATATGATCAGTTTAAAAATTTTGAAGAGCGTGGCGAGTTGTTTATAAAATTGTGTAGTATCCTGTCACTCCGTGGCTTGACCACAGGGTCTAGTTAA
- the ftsW gene encoding putative lipid II flippase FtsW encodes MNNEISNNFIKLWWRSTDRQIIISLIILFAFSLMLVTTSGSAVATRIGLEESYFVSRQIFYLATASGLILLFSCLNKKWLRRFAIVGFIASIVLLIAVKFFGYEVKGAVRWINILGLSIQPSEFIKPFFAVVTGWILSLKFNDDFPSFTICLILYSIVAILLIIQPDFGMLVMITAVFGIQLFIAGMPIFWIVLASFLGMIGVTIAYFWLPHVTQRINSFLDPDSSENYQVSKSLKAFEHGGLYGRGPGEGAVKQVLPDSHTDFIFAVAGEEFGAIICLIVIGIFAFIVLRSLIKLLNETDKFVQFAASGIIAQLGLQAIINMGVTLHLLPTKGMTLPFISYGGSSTLAIAIATGMLLGFTRYRTPLNSYKIRNIEI; translated from the coding sequence ATGAATAACGAAATATCTAATAACTTTATAAAATTATGGTGGCGGAGTACCGATAGGCAAATAATAATTTCTTTAATTATCTTATTTGCTTTTAGTCTAATGCTTGTTACTACCTCAGGTTCAGCAGTAGCAACTAGAATAGGTCTTGAAGAAAGTTATTTTGTATCTAGACAAATATTTTATTTAGCTACCGCTTCAGGACTTATATTATTATTTTCATGTCTTAATAAAAAATGGTTAAGGCGTTTTGCAATAGTTGGATTTATTGCTAGTATAGTTTTATTAATAGCAGTTAAATTTTTTGGCTATGAAGTAAAAGGTGCAGTGCGATGGATTAATATTCTAGGTCTATCTATTCAACCTTCGGAATTTATCAAACCGTTTTTTGCAGTTGTTACGGGCTGGATATTATCGCTAAAATTTAATGATGATTTTCCAAGTTTTACGATTTGTTTAATACTTTATTCTATTGTTGCTATTCTCTTAATTATTCAGCCGGATTTTGGAATGCTTGTAATGATTACGGCAGTTTTCGGTATTCAACTGTTTATTGCGGGTATGCCGATATTTTGGATTGTTTTAGCCAGTTTTTTAGGAATGATAGGAGTAACTATTGCTTATTTTTGGTTACCGCACGTAACGCAAAGAATTAATTCGTTTTTAGATCCAGATAGTAGCGAGAATTATCAAGTTAGTAAGTCTCTTAAGGCGTTTGAGCATGGCGGGTTATATGGACGAGGTCCAGGGGAGGGGGCAGTCAAGCAGGTACTACCCGACTCGCATACGGATTTTATTTTTGCTGTAGCAGGTGAGGAGTTTGGAGCTATTATTTGCCTTATTGTTATAGGTATATTTGCTTTTATAGTATTAAGAAGTCTTATTAAGTTATTAAACGAAACAGATAAATTTGTACAATTTGCTGCTAGCGGTATAATTGCACAATTAGGGCTTCAGGCAATAATTAATATGGGTGTGACTTTACATTTACTTCCTACTAAAGGTATGACATTACCGTTTATTAGTTACGGTGGTTCTTCAACGCTTGCAATAGCTATCGCTACCGGTATGCTTCTTGGCTTTACAAGATACCGAACGCCGTTAAATTCGTACAAAATTCGTAATATTGAAATATGA
- the murG gene encoding undecaprenyldiphospho-muramoylpentapeptide beta-N-acetylglucosaminyltransferase, which produces MKKIILVAGGTGGHFFPAVALGEELIKRGYEVHFITDLRCKQYIKQDMKVIFHILDLKRSGNIFLFLPRLSIAVLKAIKLLYNMKPSVTVGFGGYPVIAPMFAAIFLRVPIIIHEQNSYLGKVNKFFASFAKKIAISYEKIKNLPEFAKSKIVVTGGVVRENIRELKVIEMSSRGLTTGSKKSLIKALDSVVKPRHDKLFTIFIFGGSQGAKLFSELIPASIQILMQKQPSLELNIIQQAALDDQVKIKDIYSKLNITYEVAEFFDNMALQYKEADLVISRAGASTIEELTYIGLPAIFIPLPSAADNHQYYNAQLLADEKTGWCLEQNNISAGKLADKILDLISNPKILEDASQNLLKRRKEGHKLLSNLIEEVI; this is translated from the coding sequence ATGAAAAAAATCATTTTGGTAGCAGGAGGGACGGGGGGACATTTTTTTCCGGCAGTTGCTCTTGGAGAAGAATTAATCAAACGTGGCTATGAAGTTCATTTTATTACTGATTTAAGATGCAAACAATATATAAAGCAGGATATGAAAGTAATTTTTCATATCCTAGATTTAAAACGCTCAGGTAATATTTTCTTGTTTTTACCTAGGTTATCAATTGCAGTGTTAAAAGCTATTAAATTATTATATAATATGAAGCCTTCCGTTACTGTAGGGTTTGGCGGTTATCCTGTTATAGCTCCAATGTTTGCGGCAATTTTTTTAAGAGTACCGATTATAATTCATGAACAGAATTCTTACCTTGGAAAAGTTAATAAATTTTTTGCAAGCTTTGCTAAAAAGATAGCTATTTCTTATGAAAAAATAAAGAATTTACCGGAATTTGCAAAAAGTAAAATAGTAGTTACCGGTGGGGTAGTTAGAGAGAATATTAGGGAATTAAAGGTTATAGAAATGTCGTCCCGTGGCTTGACCACGGGGTCCAAAAAGTCTTTAATAAAAGCACTGGACTCCGTGGTTAAGCCACGGCATGATAAGCTTTTTACAATATTCATCTTTGGCGGTAGTCAAGGAGCTAAGTTATTTTCAGAGCTGATACCTGCAAGTATCCAAATTTTGATGCAAAAACAGCCAAGTCTTGAATTAAATATAATCCAGCAAGCGGCATTAGATGATCAAGTAAAAATAAAAGATATATACTCGAAATTAAACATTACCTATGAAGTTGCTGAATTTTTTGATAATATGGCATTGCAATATAAAGAAGCCGATTTAGTGATTTCAAGAGCAGGGGCATCTACTATAGAAGAATTGACCTATATAGGGTTGCCGGCAATCTTTATTCCACTGCCTAGTGCTGCGGATAATCATCAATATTACAATGCACAATTATTGGCAGATGAAAAAACAGGATGGTGTTTAGAGCAGAATAATATTTCTGCAGGAAAATTAGCAGATAAAATACTCGATTTGATAAGTAATCCAAAAATATTAGAGGATGCTTCACAAAATTTATTAAAAAGAAGAAAAGAAGGGCATAAGCTATTAAGTAACCTAATAGAAGAGGTGATTTAG
- a CDS encoding efflux RND transporter permease subunit translates to MKQFMKHVLIRFRPIMMTTLAALMRTIPIALGVGATRTERRSLGSAVVGGLLTHCNYLLFIHHTDNLPIFRHS, encoded by the coding sequence ATGAAGCAATTTATGAAGCATGTATTAATACGATTCAGACCGATTATGATGACTACCCTAGCTGCCTTAATGAGAACTATACCTATTGCGCTTGGAGTCGGAGCAACAAGAACAGAGAGAAGATCACTAGGGTCTGCAGTAGTGGGAGGTTTACTCACACATTGCAATTACTTACTCTTTATACATCACACCGATAATTTGCCTATATTTAGACACAGCTAA
- a CDS encoding efflux RND transporter permease subunit — protein MIIPTIALPLSVVVTFAFIYLFGYSIDNMSLMALTLAMGFVVDDAIVVLENITRHMAKGESKIAGCINGTKEIGFTIISRTLSLMNSSQYYL, from the coding sequence GTGATTATTCCGACTATTGCCCTTCCTTTATCAGTTGTCGTTACTTTTGCCTTTATATATCTATTCGGTTATAGCATCGATAATATGTCTTTAATGGCTCTAACGCTTGCGATGGGTTTTGTCGTGGATGATGCAATAGTAGTGCTTGAAAATATCACACGACATATGGCAAAAGGCGAGAGTAAAATAGCAGGATGTATTAACGGTACTAAAGAAATAGGATTTACTATCATCTCAAGGACTTTATCCCTAATGAATTCATCCCAATATTATTTATGA
- a CDS encoding efflux RND transporter permease subunit, with the protein MQIDPVKMAANNIGLDQVSNIISSANVNLPTGALYGTDIYSSISTPGQLQNVKEYNELILTYKNGNPLFLKNIGKAIDSVANNKIAAWYRDKPGVILAIQKQPDTTKYY; encoded by the coding sequence ATGCAGATTGACCCTGTTAAAATGGCAGCAAATAATATAGGGCTTGACCAAGTATCAAACATTATCAGCTCTGCTAACGTTAATTTACCGACCGGAGCTTTATACGGTACAGATATCTACTCAAGCATTAGCACCCCTGGGCAATTACAAAATGTTAAAGAATATAATGAGTTAATATTAACTTATAAAAACGGTAATCCGCTTTTTCTTAAAAATATTGGGAAAGCCATTGATAGCGTAGCTAATAATAAAATAGCCGCTTGGTATAGGGATAAGCCGGGGGTAATACTTGCTATTCAAAAACAACCGGATACTACTAAATACTATTGA
- a CDS encoding acriflavin resistance protein, translating to MSSVNSNSTTQITLQFNLDRNIDAAAQDIQATTERLTYPALIL from the coding sequence ATGAGTTCGGTTAATAGTAACAGTACTACTCAAATTACTTTGCAGTTTAATTTAGACCGAAATATAGATGCAGCGGCACAAGACATACAAGCAACTACCGAACGACTTACCTACCCTGCCCTCATATTGTAA
- a CDS encoding efflux RND transporter periplasmic adaptor subunit: MKSILVLFKINYSKHKQIYSVDTYNLEDAIKEEARYHALYEEKAVSKEQYLQMLTNMNMLRVTVERDKAIIADANLQIEYSKIVPPFDGKLSASNVDIGDLVSPDFVRLVTINTSSPIYVSFSVPEKYLDHINKSQKSNDLALTVRTVSD, from the coding sequence ATGAAATCGATTCTCGTCCTTTTCAAAATCAATTACAGCAAGCACAAGCAAATTTACTCAGTAGATACTTATAACCTTGAAGATGCTATAAAAGAAGAGGCAAGATATCATGCTTTATACGAGGAAAAAGCCGTTTCGAAAGAGCAGTATTTACAGATGCTAACTAATATGAATATGCTTAGGGTCACCGTGGAACGCGATAAAGCAATTATTGCAGACGCTAATTTACAAATCGAGTATTCAAAAATAGTACCTCCTTTTGATGGTAAACTTAGTGCGAGTAATGTGGATATAGGTGATTTAGTATCGCCGGATTTTGTGCGTCTAGTAACTATCAATACTAGCTCGCCTATTTATGTCAGCTTCTCCGTACCTGAAAAATATCTCGATCATATTAATAAATCTCAAAAATCTAATGATTTAGCTTTGACGGTTAGAACCGTAAGCGACTAA
- a CDS encoding TolC family protein, which translates to MPPLKQQRHEQETALKILVGRIPENIVNGLIYRNKPIDYFPALPVLPKILPSELLEQRPDIKTAEQNLLAADVNLKTIKATYFPQISLTGLLGYGSNKLNTLFTNSAETWQVGGNIAGPICDFGK; encoded by the coding sequence TTGCCGCCTTTAAAACAACAAAGACATGAGCAGGAAACCGCTTTAAAAATTTTAGTAGGTAGAATTCCTGAAAATATAGTAAACGGCTTAATTTATCGTAATAAACCAATAGATTACTTCCCTGCTCTACCGGTATTACCTAAAATATTACCATCAGAGCTTTTAGAGCAAAGACCGGATATTAAAACAGCAGAGCAGAATTTACTAGCAGCAGATGTAAACTTAAAAACAATAAAAGCTACTTATTTTCCACAAATTTCTTTAACAGGCTTATTAGGATACGGTAGCAATAAACTTAATACTCTGTTTACTAACTCAGCTGAGACTTGGCAGGTAGGCGGCAACATAGCAGGACCTATTTGTGATTTTGGCAAATAA
- a CDS encoding TolC family protein — MLNNLIEESLTGNSDIELTMSNVLAAQAQLNLINSYRFPQINLQGGANQTKNSKETKAPNEPKFSNNLGLASVLNYELDL; from the coding sequence GTGTTAAATAACCTAATCGAAGAATCTTTAACCGGTAACTCCGATATTGAGCTGACAATGAGTAATGTGCTAGCAGCGCAAGCACAGCTTAACCTTATTAATTCTTATAGATTTCCACAAATCAATTTACAAGGCGGAGCAAATCAAACAAAAAACAGTAAAGAAACAAAAGCACCGAATGAACCGAAATTCTCTAATAATTTGGGGCTAGCAAGCGTGCTTAATTACGAGCTGGATTTATAG